The following coding sequences are from one Candidatus Zixiibacteriota bacterium window:
- a CDS encoding DUF1926 domain-containing protein encodes MGTFKLALGIHNHQPIGNFQAVFDEAHRKAYLPFLEAVARSPHIRLSLHQSGILWQWQKRAHPEFFRLVGDLVDRGQVELLTGGFYEPILAAIPERDIRGQIELLTDYLEEHFETRPAGFWLAERVWEPHLPRPLARAGVRFLAIDDTHFLRAGLDPADLHGPYVTEHEGYALVLLPIRKRLRYLVPFGKPEEIVDCLKRAADRNPSGVAVYADDGEKFGAWPQTFEHCYANGWIQNFFEALEKNRDWLEVVPLGAAARLAPVGRVYLPSGSYAEMDRWALPVAAGLALEQFDKRLAAAGEFDRVEPFVAGGHWRGFLTKYEEANLLHKRMLAVSARLARLEKERPDLIPALAAARDRLYAGQCNCPYWHGVFGGLYLPHIRQAVHAALIAADRMAAEREGASGVRMERRDYDADGCDDVVVETGAFTAVFRPRRGATLVQLALRRHDFDVTDTLTRRREAYHLRVDEAPLGGAGHRTRSIHDRILAREPGLNALLTEDWYLKRCFIDHFFTADVDFDRFRSNRFGEEGDFIIEPFDIALDPADRSVAFARDGHLWRPDGVIPLRLAKRFVFSETQEDIAVDYTLRCGAGRSAEVVFGIENNWTFQAGHAEDRYVLIDGVRLPDSYLDGAAVHREVRTVLLADGCRRLQVGIVSDRPCEIWRLPIWTVSQSEQGFERVYQGTTVVAVYRLRLTEQPTVLSLRLAAGGLAEASAHRPRLD; translated from the coding sequence ATGGGCACCTTTAAGCTGGCCCTCGGCATCCACAATCACCAGCCGATCGGCAACTTCCAGGCCGTCTTCGACGAGGCGCACCGCAAGGCCTACCTGCCCTTTCTCGAAGCCGTCGCGCGCAGCCCCCACATCCGGCTCTCGCTCCACCAGTCGGGCATCCTCTGGCAGTGGCAGAAGCGGGCCCACCCCGAGTTCTTCCGCCTCGTCGGCGACCTCGTCGACCGCGGGCAGGTGGAACTGCTGACCGGCGGCTTCTACGAACCCATCCTCGCCGCCATCCCCGAACGGGACATCCGCGGACAGATCGAACTTTTGACCGACTACCTCGAGGAGCATTTCGAGACCCGGCCGGCCGGCTTCTGGCTGGCCGAGCGGGTCTGGGAACCGCACCTGCCGCGCCCGCTCGCCCGGGCGGGCGTGCGGTTTCTGGCCATCGACGATACCCACTTCCTTCGCGCCGGTCTCGACCCGGCCGATCTTCACGGACCCTACGTGACCGAGCACGAGGGGTACGCGCTCGTGCTCCTGCCGATCCGCAAGCGCCTCCGCTATCTCGTGCCGTTCGGCAAGCCCGAGGAGATCGTCGACTGCCTTAAACGGGCGGCCGACCGCAACCCGAGCGGGGTCGCCGTGTATGCCGATGACGGCGAGAAGTTCGGCGCCTGGCCTCAGACGTTTGAGCACTGCTACGCCAACGGTTGGATCCAGAACTTTTTCGAGGCCCTGGAGAAGAACCGCGACTGGCTCGAGGTGGTGCCGCTCGGGGCGGCGGCGCGGCTGGCGCCGGTCGGCCGCGTTTACCTGCCCAGCGGATCGTACGCCGAAATGGACCGCTGGGCGCTGCCGGTGGCTGCCGGGCTGGCTCTCGAGCAGTTCGACAAGCGCCTCGCCGCGGCCGGCGAATTCGACCGCGTCGAGCCGTTCGTCGCTGGCGGCCACTGGCGCGGCTTTCTCACCAAGTACGAAGAGGCCAACCTCCTCCACAAGCGCATGCTCGCCGTTTCCGCCCGCCTCGCCCGTCTCGAAAAGGAGCGCCCCGACCTGATCCCCGCGCTCGCGGCGGCGCGCGACCGCCTCTACGCCGGGCAGTGCAACTGCCCCTACTGGCACGGTGTGTTCGGCGGGCTCTACCTGCCGCACATCCGCCAGGCGGTCCACGCCGCTCTCATCGCCGCCGACCGCATGGCGGCCGAACGGGAGGGAGCCTCGGGCGTGCGCATGGAACGGCGGGACTATGACGCCGACGGCTGCGATGACGTGGTTGTCGAAACCGGCGCCTTCACCGCCGTCTTCCGCCCGCGGCGCGGCGCGACGCTCGTCCAGCTCGCCCTGCGGCGCCACGATTTCGACGTCACCGACACCTTGACCCGCCGCCGCGAGGCCTACCACCTCCGGGTTGACGAGGCCCCCCTCGGCGGCGCCGGGCATCGCACCCGCTCCATCCACGACCGGATCCTCGCCCGGGAACCGGGCCTCAACGCCCTCCTCACCGAAGACTGGTACCTCAAACGGTGCTTCATCGACCACTTCTTCACCGCCGACGTCGATTTCGACCGCTTCCGCTCCAACCGGTTCGGCGAGGAGGGGGACTTCATCATCGAACCGTTCGACATCGCCCTCGATCCCGCGGACCGGAGCGTGGCGTTCGCCCGCGACGGGCACCTGTGGCGACCTGACGGCGTCATCCCGTTGCGGCTGGCCAAACGGTTCGTCTTCTCGGAGACGCAGGAAGATATCGCCGTCGACTACACCCTCCGCTGCGGGGCCGGGCGGTCCGCCGAGGTGGTCTTCGGAATCGAAAACAACTGGACCTTCCAGGCCGGGCACGCCGAGGACCGCTATGTCCTCATCGATGGCGTGCGGCTGCCGGACAGCTATCTCGACGGCGCCGCCGTCCATCGGGAGGTGCGCACGGTCCTGCTCGCCGACGGCTGCCGCCGCCTCCAGGTGGGGATCGTCTCCGACCGGCCCTGCGAGATCTGGCGTCTGCCGATCTGGACCGTTTCCCAGTCGGAGCAGGGATTCGAGCGCGTGTACCAGGGGACCACGGTCGTGGCGGTGTACCGGCTCCGCCTGACTGAGCAGCCGACCGTCTTGTCGCTGCGCCTGGCGGCGGGGGGGCTCGCGGAGGCTTCGGCGCACCGCCCCCGGCTGGACTGA
- a CDS encoding MCE family protein: MAAKNIEFRVGVIILIGLVVLGASLYWLQGYKLERNAQVIQVLFDDVGTLSVGDRVTVSGVHRGKVDRLDLVDDGVLVKILLYRDVVLHRDARFIIRNMGVMGERFIAITPGKEGAPFDFDSVAVGEYDTGLPEVMGELGEMVIEVRNLVGSFRRNLGSDSTLEALNQTVRNLEDVSGSMAEFLDANQSGLNSAIRNFQSAAGRLNELVTRNADQVDSTLATVNRTSARLEEFTYRLDTLAGAARQFADMLNNPDGTAQLLLQDRRLYDDLRSTADNIDDLVKDIRANPRKYLDLKVEIF; encoded by the coding sequence ATGGCGGCAAAAAACATCGAATTCCGCGTCGGCGTGATTATCCTCATCGGCCTGGTCGTCCTGGGCGCCTCCCTCTACTGGCTCCAGGGCTACAAACTGGAGCGGAACGCCCAGGTGATCCAGGTGCTCTTCGATGACGTCGGCACCCTCTCGGTCGGCGACCGCGTCACCGTCTCCGGCGTCCACCGGGGCAAGGTCGACCGGCTTGATCTGGTCGACGACGGTGTGCTCGTGAAGATCCTGCTCTATCGCGACGTCGTCCTCCACCGCGACGCCCGCTTCATTATCCGCAACATGGGCGTTATGGGCGAGCGGTTCATCGCGATCACGCCGGGGAAAGAGGGCGCGCCCTTCGACTTCGATTCCGTGGCGGTCGGCGAATACGATACCGGGCTGCCGGAAGTCATGGGAGAGCTGGGGGAGATGGTGATCGAGGTGCGCAACCTCGTCGGGTCGTTCCGCCGCAACCTCGGCTCCGACTCGACCCTGGAGGCGCTCAATCAGACGGTCCGCAATCTGGAGGACGTCTCCGGATCGATGGCCGAATTTCTCGACGCCAACCAGAGCGGCCTCAATTCGGCTATCCGCAACTTCCAGAGCGCCGCGGGCCGCCTCAATGAGCTCGTCACCCGCAACGCCGATCAGGTGGACTCGACCCTGGCCACCGTCAACCGCACCTCCGCGCGCCTCGAGGAGTTCACCTACCGGCTCGACACCCTGGCCGGCGCGGCCCGCCAGTTCGCCGACATGCTCAACAATCCCGACGGCACCGCGCAGCTGCTCCTGCAGGACCGCCGCCTGTACGACGATCTGCGCTCGACGGCCGACAACATCGATGATCTGGTCAAAGACATCCGGGCGAATCCGCGCAAGTATCTCGATCTGAAAGTGGAGATATTCTAG
- the rsgA gene encoding ribosome small subunit-dependent GTPase A, whose amino-acid sequence MTEREKGIVVATRGRLFEVCAADGARVLCEVRRKVKHQTEHETPVAVGDDVVITRVSPGGGAIDEVLPRRTAFVRPAKGRETKKQVLAANLDRLAAVVSIQAPPLRPGLIDRFLIAARLGGLEPLVVINKVDLEPPPGLDDVVAVYRSLGCGVFLVSGLAGTGLGELCEALRGHRTLFAGHSGVGKTTLLNAFVPGLRLRVGQVSPITRRGRHTTTTIEMCELPTGGFVVDSPGLRVLGLWEITPDDLRGMYHEFEPFAGECRYQPCSHTHEPGCAVKKAVAAEKIHALRYENYLAIAASLP is encoded by the coding sequence ATGACGGAACGGGAAAAGGGTATCGTGGTGGCCACCCGCGGGCGGCTCTTTGAGGTGTGCGCGGCGGACGGTGCGCGCGTGCTCTGTGAAGTCCGCCGCAAAGTCAAGCACCAGACGGAGCATGAGACGCCGGTCGCGGTCGGCGATGACGTCGTGATCACGCGCGTCTCTCCCGGCGGCGGGGCGATTGACGAGGTACTCCCCCGCCGGACCGCCTTTGTCCGGCCGGCCAAAGGCCGGGAAACCAAAAAACAGGTCCTGGCCGCCAATCTCGACCGCCTCGCGGCGGTCGTGTCGATCCAGGCCCCGCCGCTCAGGCCCGGCCTGATCGACCGCTTCCTCATCGCCGCCCGTCTCGGCGGACTCGAACCGCTGGTCGTGATCAACAAGGTCGATCTCGAGCCGCCCCCCGGACTCGATGACGTGGTGGCGGTCTACCGGTCGCTCGGCTGCGGGGTTTTTCTCGTCTCGGGGCTCGCCGGAACCGGCCTGGGCGAGCTGTGCGAGGCGCTCCGCGGCCACCGGACCCTCTTCGCGGGACATTCGGGCGTGGGGAAGACGACGCTTCTGAACGCCTTTGTGCCGGGCCTTCGCCTGCGCGTCGGCCAGGTCTCTCCGATCACCCGCCGCGGCCGGCACACGACGACCACGATCGAAATGTGCGAACTGCCCACCGGCGGATTTGTGGTCGACTCGCCCGGGCTGCGCGTCCTCGGGCTGTGGGAGATCACCCCGGACGACCTCCGCGGCATGTACCACGAATTCGAACCGTTCGCCGGCGAGTGCCGCTACCAGCCCTGCTCCCACACCCACGAGCCGGGCTGCGCGGTCAAAAAGGCGGTGGCGGCCGAGAAGATCCACGCCCTCCGGTACGAGAATTACCTGGCCATCGCGGCCTCCCTCCCCTGA
- a CDS encoding NAD(P)/FAD-dependent oxidoreductase, giving the protein MSGSEWSYDQVLRGDPRACAARPWDAVIIGAGPAGSVCARQLAHSGHNVLVIDKERFPRHKVCGDLLVPDALAMLRRVDLHARIAALAHASRTIEVASPSGIRFAVPGEYLALSRKRLDYELCRHAAAAGAHVLAGNAAGVEPAAGDGLVRVHLSGVAEPITARFAAVATGAVVDLAQRIGLVTDPEPSAIALRCYVRSPRRRDDTIISYDESILPGYGWIVPLGEDHGHPGAFLYNVGCGTMYRHVRDGRHMLKRTLHRFMERFPPAREIMAGAEIVSPIAGAALRCGLRGLATAHCGNVLAIGETIGATYPFTGEGIGKAMETGSLAAETLHEALAADDPSLLGRFSERLRELRPRYRGYAVAERYLGRRRLNDYVARRITRSRYLQRQVEAFMAETESPRRLFHPLSIILSYFC; this is encoded by the coding sequence ATGTCCGGTTCGGAATGGTCATACGATCAGGTCCTGCGGGGGGATCCGCGTGCTTGCGCGGCGCGACCGTGGGATGCCGTCATCATCGGGGCCGGTCCGGCCGGGTCGGTCTGCGCGCGCCAGTTGGCGCACTCCGGCCACAACGTGCTGGTCATCGACAAAGAACGGTTTCCCCGCCACAAAGTGTGCGGCGACCTGCTCGTGCCGGACGCGCTGGCGATGCTCCGCCGGGTGGATCTCCACGCCCGCATCGCGGCGCTCGCCCATGCGAGCCGGACCATCGAGGTCGCCAGCCCCTCGGGGATCCGCTTCGCCGTCCCCGGCGAGTATCTCGCGCTGAGCCGGAAGCGCCTCGACTACGAGCTCTGCCGCCACGCGGCAGCGGCGGGGGCGCACGTCCTGGCGGGCAACGCCGCCGGGGTGGAGCCGGCGGCCGGGGACGGCCTGGTGCGCGTGCATCTCTCGGGCGTCGCCGAACCAATCACCGCCCGTTTCGCGGCGGTTGCGACCGGGGCGGTGGTCGACCTCGCCCAGCGCATCGGCCTGGTCACCGATCCGGAACCGAGCGCGATCGCGCTGCGCTGCTATGTCCGTTCGCCCCGCCGCCGCGATGACACGATCATCTCGTACGACGAGTCCATCCTCCCCGGCTACGGCTGGATCGTGCCGCTGGGCGAAGATCACGGCCATCCGGGCGCCTTCCTGTACAACGTCGGGTGCGGGACGATGTACCGCCACGTGCGTGACGGACGGCACATGCTGAAGCGGACGCTGCACCGGTTTATGGAGCGGTTTCCTCCCGCGCGCGAGATCATGGCCGGGGCGGAGATCGTCTCCCCCATCGCCGGCGCCGCTCTCCGCTGCGGGCTGCGCGGGCTCGCAACCGCCCATTGCGGCAACGTGCTGGCGATCGGCGAAACGATCGGGGCGACCTACCCGTTTACCGGGGAGGGAATCGGCAAGGCGATGGAAACGGGGTCGCTGGCCGCGGAGACGCTGCACGAGGCGCTCGCCGCCGATGATCCGTCCCTCCTCGGCCGGTTCAGCGAACGCCTCCGCGAGCTCCGTCCCCGCTACCGCGGATACGCCGTCGCGGAGCGTTACCTGGGGCGGCGGCGGCTGAACGACTATGTGGCGCGCCGCATCACGCGAAGCCGCTACCTGCAGCGGCAGGTGGAGGCGTTCATGGCCGAGACGGAAAGCCCGCGGCGGCTGTTCCACCCGCTGAGCATCATTCTCTCCTACTTCTGCTGA